One window of Atribacter laminatus genomic DNA carries:
- the rpsM gene encoding 30S ribosomal protein S13 has translation MARIAGVDLPNSKRIDIALTYIYGIGPVLSKNIIEETQIDPSIRVKDLTDEQLNKLQKAVEKYPVEGELRSQVSQNIKRLISIGAYRGIRHRRGMPVRGQRTRTNARSRKGSKRTVGISRKK, from the coding sequence ATGGCTCGAATTGCTGGAGTCGATTTACCGAACAGCAAAAGGATAGACATTGCGTTAACTTATATTTATGGTATTGGGCCAGTGCTTTCGAAAAATATTATTGAAGAAACCCAGATTGATCCGAGTATTCGGGTGAAAGACTTAACCGATGAACAGCTGAATAAACTGCAAAAAGCAGTTGAGAAATATCCAGTTGAGGGAGAGTTGCGTTCTCAGGTATCTCAAAATATAAAACGGTTGATTTCGATTGGTGCTTATCGAGGGATAAGACATCGGCGAGGTATGCCAGTTCGTGGTCAAAGAACAAGAACCAACGCCCGTTCTCGTAAGGGATCAAAACGAACAGTTGGGATAAGCCGCAAGAAGTAG
- the rpmJ gene encoding 50S ribosomal protein L36, giving the protein MKVRASVKPRCEKCKVIRRNGRVFIICTNPRHKQRQG; this is encoded by the coding sequence ATGAAAGTCCGCGCATCGGTCAAACCGAGGTGTGAAAAATGTAAAGTTATTCGTCGTAATGGGAGAGTATTTATTATTTGTACTAACCCAAGACATAAACAAAGGCAAGGTTAG
- the infA gene encoding translation initiation factor IF-1 codes for MAKDEFIEVIGKVVEPLPNAMFRVELESGKIILAHISGKMRMHYIRILPGDRVTVQISKYDPTKGRITYRHK; via the coding sequence ATGGCCAAAGATGAATTTATTGAAGTGATTGGCAAAGTAGTCGAACCCTTACCCAACGCTATGTTCAGGGTGGAATTGGAAAGTGGAAAAATTATACTAGCCCATATTTCTGGAAAGATGAGAATGCATTACATTCGAATCTTGCCGGGAGATAGGGTAACAGTTCAAATTTCCAAGTACGATCCGACCAAGGGGCGCATTACCTATCGCCATAAATAA
- the map gene encoding type I methionyl aminopeptidase, producing MSIFLKESDLNLMRHSGGILADAIKEAKKHILPGMKTAFIDEIVEKFIVQRGARPAFKGYRGFPASVCISINEQVVHGIPGERVIHDGDLVSLDIGVDYRGYFTDAAFSVVAGNNNGIAYQLVKVAKESLFEGIQKAKAGNRIGDISNAIQKYIEKNKFSVVRDFVGHGLGLSLHEEPQIPNFGSRNQGPLIKKGMVLAIEPMVNEKGFQVQILDDGWTVVTRDQGLSAHYEHTVLITEDGPEILTMDKRGDE from the coding sequence ATGAGCATTTTTCTTAAGGAAAGTGATCTCAATTTAATGCGGCACAGCGGTGGGATTTTAGCTGATGCTATAAAAGAAGCTAAAAAGCATATCTTACCAGGAATGAAGACCGCTTTTATTGATGAAATAGTTGAAAAATTTATCGTTCAAAGGGGCGCTAGACCAGCTTTTAAAGGATACCGTGGTTTCCCGGCTTCAGTATGTATTTCTATCAATGAGCAGGTAGTGCATGGTATCCCGGGAGAAAGAGTTATCCATGACGGTGATCTGGTAAGCTTGGACATTGGAGTTGATTACCGGGGATATTTTACCGATGCTGCTTTTAGTGTTGTAGCTGGTAATAATAACGGTATAGCTTATCAATTGGTTAAGGTTGCCAAGGAGTCACTTTTTGAAGGAATACAGAAAGCAAAAGCGGGAAATCGTATTGGTGATATTTCCAATGCGATTCAAAAATACATTGAGAAAAATAAATTCTCAGTCGTTCGGGATTTTGTTGGTCATGGATTAGGACTCTCGCTTCATGAAGAACCTCAAATACCAAACTTCGGATCAAGAAATCAGGGTCCGTTAATAAAAAAAGGAATGGTGCTGGCTATTGAACCCATGGTCAACGAAAAAGGTTTTCAAGTTCAAATATTAGACGACGGTTGGACAGTTGTCACCCGAGATCAGGGGCTTTCAGCTCATTATGAACATACGGTTCTAATAACCGAAGATGGACCGGAGATATTGACCATGGATAAGAGAGGGGATGAATAG
- a CDS encoding adenylate kinase: MFMVLLGPPGAGKGTQAKRIEEQYNIPQISTGDIIRLAIQSKSEWGKKAEEYVRSGELVPDEVVIGIIRERLTQDTYRNGFMLDGFPRNLEQAEALNQLLKEIGIQLNLVLYFDVDRDEVIERLSARRICEKCQTPYNMVSKPPKNDEICDICQGRVVQRPDDRPEVIMNRLNTYEQQTKPLIDYYRSQSILKVVTSKGSIDDVFQQVQKVLESIKE; the protein is encoded by the coding sequence ATGTTTATGGTGCTCCTTGGACCACCAGGGGCTGGTAAGGGAACCCAAGCGAAAAGAATAGAAGAGCAATATAATATACCACAGATCTCAACTGGTGATATCATTCGGTTAGCTATTCAAAGCAAATCGGAATGGGGAAAAAAAGCCGAAGAATATGTTCGGTCTGGTGAGTTAGTGCCCGATGAAGTGGTCATTGGAATTATACGGGAAAGACTTACCCAGGACACCTACCGTAATGGTTTTATGCTCGATGGTTTCCCCCGTAATCTTGAACAGGCTGAAGCATTAAACCAGCTTTTAAAAGAAATAGGGATTCAGCTGAACCTGGTTTTATATTTTGATGTGGATCGCGATGAAGTAATCGAACGGCTCTCGGCACGAAGGATCTGCGAGAAATGTCAAACTCCTTATAATATGGTTTCTAAGCCACCCAAAAACGATGAGATCTGTGATATCTGTCAGGGACGAGTCGTACAAAGACCTGATGATCGGCCTGAAGTTATCATGAATCGATTGAATACTTATGAGCAACAAACCAAACCTTTAATTGATTACTATCGTTCCCAGAGTATTCTCAAGGTTGTCACTTCTAAGGGGTCGATAGACGATGTGTTTCAACAAGTTCAAAAGGTTTTGGAGTCAATAAAAGAATGA
- the secY gene encoding preprotein translocase subunit SecY, with amino-acid sequence MWESLLKLFRIPDLKKRVIFTLLMLVIFRVGAHVPVPGIDPQALANVFSQGGLLSFLDMFAGGALSRFSILALGIMPYINASIIFQLLTSVVPKLEELAKSGEEGRDKIAQYTRWGTILLAAVQGFGITVWLESMGVVFAPGIPYRITVILTLTAGSMFLMWLGELVSDYGIGNGISLIIFAGIVARIIPQMVSTVALIRVGEINPIMFILNLVFWILIIAFVVLFQEAQRRIPVQYAKRVVGRRMYGGQSTHIPIRVIQGGVIPIIFASSILLFPATLAQFFQGSAFMKSIADALTPNSPLYLTIYAALIIFFTFFYTAVTFNPMELADNMKKYGGFIPGIRPGRPTVEYLDRSLSRITLWGALFLMIVAVLPDLLVRVTNVTTLYFGGTGIIIMVGVAIETVRQLEAQLLMRHYEGFIKK; translated from the coding sequence ATGTGGGAATCATTGCTGAAGCTTTTTAGAATACCAGATCTTAAAAAAAGAGTTATATTTACTCTCCTGATGCTGGTTATATTTCGAGTTGGAGCTCATGTCCCGGTTCCGGGTATTGATCCCCAAGCTCTGGCAAATGTTTTTTCTCAGGGTGGCTTGTTGAGTTTTCTAGATATGTTTGCCGGAGGAGCGTTAAGCCGTTTTTCTATCTTAGCACTGGGTATCATGCCTTATATTAACGCATCAATTATTTTTCAACTTTTAACCTCGGTAGTTCCCAAGCTGGAAGAGCTTGCCAAGAGTGGTGAAGAAGGCCGCGATAAAATCGCACAGTATACCCGATGGGGGACTATTCTTCTGGCAGCAGTGCAGGGTTTTGGTATTACCGTTTGGTTAGAGAGTATGGGCGTAGTATTTGCTCCAGGCATTCCCTATCGAATTACGGTTATTTTAACCCTTACCGCAGGAAGTATGTTTCTAATGTGGTTGGGAGAATTGGTGTCAGACTATGGTATTGGTAATGGAATATCCTTAATTATATTTGCCGGTATCGTCGCTCGAATTATTCCACAAATGGTGAGCACGGTTGCCTTGATTCGAGTTGGTGAAATTAATCCGATTATGTTTATTCTCAATTTGGTATTTTGGATTCTCATTATTGCCTTTGTTGTTTTATTTCAAGAAGCGCAAAGAAGGATACCAGTTCAATATGCAAAAAGAGTAGTGGGACGAAGAATGTATGGTGGACAGAGTACCCATATCCCCATCCGAGTTATCCAGGGAGGGGTTATTCCGATTATCTTTGCATCTTCGATTCTTCTTTTCCCGGCGACTTTAGCTCAGTTTTTCCAAGGCTCGGCTTTTATGAAGTCGATTGCCGATGCTTTGACTCCTAATTCGCCATTATATTTGACGATTTATGCAGCGTTAATCATATTTTTTACTTTCTTTTATACAGCGGTTACTTTTAATCCAATGGAATTAGCTGATAATATGAAAAAGTATGGTGGTTTCATCCCTGGTATTCGGCCTGGTCGGCCAACCGTTGAATACCTCGATCGGTCTTTATCCCGGATCACTTTGTGGGGAGCTCTCTTTTTGATGATCGTTGCTGTTTTGCCCGATTTGCTGGTGAGAGTTACCAATGTGACCACCCTCTATTTTGGTGGAACAGGAATTATCATCATGGTCGGAGTAGCTATTGAAACTGTGAGACAACTGGAAGCACAGCTTCTTATGAGACATTACGAAGGATTTATTAAAAAATAA
- the rplO gene encoding 50S ribosomal protein L15: MKINDLKPQNGSFHRSKRVGRGIGSGHGKNACRGENGQKSRSGTHISAHFEGGQMPFVRRIPKRGFHSFTQEEYQIVNLSQLNRFEPGTEITKDLLKEAGLIGSTSLKLKILAKGELNKVLTVRSDAFSKKAKSLIEEKGGKAEVL, translated from the coding sequence ATGAAAATTAATGACCTCAAACCACAGAATGGATCATTCCACCGCAGCAAAAGAGTTGGACGCGGAATTGGTTCAGGCCATGGGAAAAATGCTTGTCGGGGTGAAAATGGACAAAAATCTCGATCAGGAACCCATATCAGCGCTCATTTTGAAGGAGGACAAATGCCCTTCGTTCGGCGGATACCAAAACGAGGGTTTCATTCCTTTACTCAAGAGGAATACCAGATTGTCAACCTGTCTCAACTGAATCGCTTTGAGCCAGGAACTGAAATAACCAAGGACCTTCTTAAGGAAGCTGGTCTTATTGGAAGCACCTCTCTCAAATTGAAGATTCTTGCCAAGGGAGAACTGAATAAAGTTTTAACTGTTCGTTCGGATGCTTTTTCGAAAAAAGCCAAGTCCCTTATTGAAGAAAAGGGCGGAAAAGCCGAGGTGCTTTAA
- the rpmD gene encoding 50S ribosomal protein L30, translated as MTKKLLKITLRKSVIGRLKSHKRTVQSLGLRKVNHSVIQDDNPSIRGMVNKVSYLLEVENIEGEETVSE; from the coding sequence ATGACTAAAAAATTACTGAAAATTACCCTAAGAAAAAGTGTGATTGGGAGATTAAAATCACACAAAAGAACTGTGCAATCATTGGGACTCAGGAAAGTGAACCATAGTGTCATTCAAGATGACAACCCCTCTATTCGAGGCATGGTCAATAAGGTTTCATATCTCTTAGAGGTTGAAAATATCGAAGGAGAGGAGACGGTTTCTGAATGA
- the rpsE gene encoding 30S ribosomal protein S5 codes for MQKVKPEGLELQERLISVSRVSKVVKGGKRFGFRAIVAVGNGDGVVGLGIGKAKEVPDAVRKAVERAKKSLFSFPRRKSTITHEVLGKYGAGSVVMKPASPGTGVIAGGPVRAIMEVAGIRDILTKSLGTNNPVNVANATLQGLMSLKDPREIAHLREKNSQDFFERV; via the coding sequence ATGCAGAAAGTGAAGCCAGAAGGGCTTGAGCTTCAAGAAAGATTAATATCAGTTAGTCGAGTGAGCAAAGTTGTAAAGGGAGGAAAGCGATTTGGTTTCAGAGCGATTGTGGCAGTAGGGAATGGTGATGGAGTCGTTGGCTTGGGGATCGGAAAGGCTAAAGAAGTTCCCGATGCAGTTCGTAAAGCGGTTGAAAGAGCCAAGAAATCGCTGTTTTCTTTCCCAAGAAGGAAGTCAACAATTACCCATGAAGTTTTGGGGAAATATGGAGCAGGCTCAGTGGTTATGAAACCAGCTTCACCCGGTACTGGTGTGATTGCCGGGGGTCCGGTACGTGCCATAATGGAAGTTGCTGGTATTCGCGATATATTGACCAAATCATTAGGGACCAATAATCCTGTTAATGTTGCCAATGCTACTTTGCAAGGATTAATGAGCCTTAAGGATCCTCGGGAAATAGCTCATTTGAGAGAAAAAAATTCCCAGGATTTTTTCGAAAGAGTATAG
- the rplR gene encoding 50S ribosomal protein L18 has protein sequence MPLVDKKQKRFYRHKRVRSKIKGTAERPRLCIYRSLSHIYSQIIDDDKGETLAAFSTLSPSMKTISGTKTEKAREVGKGIAEIALQKGIKQVVFDRGGNRYHGRVRALAESAREGGLEF, from the coding sequence ATGCCTTTGGTAGATAAAAAACAAAAGAGATTTTACCGACATAAACGAGTACGTTCAAAAATAAAAGGAACCGCCGAACGTCCCCGACTCTGTATTTACCGGAGTTTAAGTCATATTTACAGTCAAATTATTGATGATGATAAGGGAGAAACCTTGGCAGCTTTTTCTACTCTTTCACCATCAATGAAAACTATCTCCGGAACCAAAACCGAAAAAGCCCGGGAAGTAGGCAAGGGAATTGCTGAAATTGCTCTTCAAAAAGGAATTAAGCAAGTGGTGTTTGACCGGGGTGGTAATAGGTATCATGGTCGGGTTAGAGCTTTAGCTGAGAGCGCTCGAGAAGGCGGTCTTGAATTTTAA
- the rplF gene encoding 50S ribosomal protein L6: MSRIGKKSIVVPSGVNIEIDGLSVRVKGPKGLLERQFHPRMKIVKEENEIKVFPQGETKLDKSLHGLTRTLIANMVHGVSDGFEKSLELVGVGYKAQKKGDALVMNLGFSHPVEIVPPSGISFDVEGQIIKVKGANKEQVGQVAADIRKIREPEPYKGTGIKYINEYVRRKQGKTTAK; encoded by the coding sequence ATGTCACGCATAGGAAAAAAATCGATCGTTGTTCCTTCGGGGGTCAATATTGAGATCGACGGTCTATCCGTTCGGGTGAAGGGTCCCAAAGGATTATTAGAGAGGCAATTTCATCCACGCATGAAAATCGTTAAAGAGGAAAATGAGATCAAGGTGTTTCCGCAAGGAGAGACGAAGCTTGACAAGTCTCTTCATGGACTCACTCGAACTCTTATTGCCAACATGGTCCACGGGGTTAGTGATGGTTTTGAAAAATCATTGGAACTAGTCGGAGTTGGTTATAAAGCTCAGAAAAAAGGAGACGCTTTGGTCATGAACCTCGGTTTTAGTCATCCGGTGGAAATTGTTCCTCCTAGCGGAATTTCATTTGATGTTGAAGGACAAATTATCAAAGTGAAAGGTGCTAACAAGGAACAGGTTGGACAGGTGGCAGCTGACATTAGAAAAATCAGAGAGCCTGAGCCATATAAAGGAACAGGAATTAAGTATATTAATGAATATGTCCGAAGAAAACAGGGGAAGACCACGGCGAAGTAA
- the rpsH gene encoding 30S ribosomal protein S8: MAHTDPIADMLTRIRNSLKARENSVLVPYSKLKGELARILKEEGYIQSYKIVARENKSSDMIIDLKYGMKKERIINGLKRISKPGLRIYAGKDEIPVLLGGMGTVIVSTSQGIMTGKAAKKSGVGGEVICYIW, translated from the coding sequence ATGGCACATACTGATCCTATTGCTGATATGCTTACCCGTATACGGAATTCTTTGAAGGCGCGAGAAAATTCTGTATTAGTACCTTATTCGAAGCTGAAAGGTGAATTAGCACGCATTTTAAAGGAAGAAGGATATATTCAAAGTTATAAAATAGTTGCTCGCGAGAATAAATCGAGTGATATGATAATCGATCTGAAATATGGAATGAAAAAAGAGCGAATTATTAATGGTTTAAAAAGAATTAGCAAACCAGGTTTACGAATTTATGCAGGAAAAGATGAAATACCCGTTCTCTTAGGTGGCATGGGAACGGTAATCGTATCGACCTCTCAGGGAATTATGACTGGAAAAGCCGCAAAAAAATCCGGTGTTGGCGGAGAGGTCATCTGTTATATATGGTAG
- a CDS encoding type Z 30S ribosomal protein S14 — protein MARKAKIVRNQQQLKYKNRYRNRCALCGRSRGYLRDFGMCRICFRSLANKGEIPGVTKSSW, from the coding sequence ATGGCTCGAAAGGCCAAAATTGTTCGAAATCAGCAACAATTAAAATATAAAAATCGATATCGAAATCGTTGCGCCTTGTGTGGCCGGTCCCGAGGATATTTACGGGATTTTGGCATGTGTCGAATCTGTTTCCGGTCCCTTGCTAATAAGGGGGAAATACCCGGTGTTACAAAATCGAGTTGGTAG
- the rplE gene encoding 50S ribosomal protein L5, which translates to MSVTKEKYTKEVIPVLMKRFGYGNVMEIPKITKVIINEGIGDATQNQHFLDLAVDELTAITGQKPVVTRARKSISNFKLRKGNPIGCKVTLRGQRMYEFLDRFLNISIARIRDFRGFPDGCFDGRGSCTIGIREQLIFPEINYDKVERVRGMNITFVTTAKTDEEAKALLEVLGLPFRK; encoded by the coding sequence GTGTCAGTGACCAAGGAAAAATATACGAAAGAAGTTATACCGGTCCTTATGAAGCGGTTTGGGTATGGAAATGTAATGGAAATACCAAAAATTACCAAGGTCATTATCAATGAAGGGATAGGAGATGCAACTCAAAACCAACATTTCCTTGACCTTGCTGTTGATGAATTGACTGCAATAACCGGTCAAAAACCGGTTGTTACCCGAGCGAGAAAATCGATTTCTAACTTTAAGTTGCGAAAAGGAAATCCTATTGGATGTAAGGTTACCCTTCGGGGCCAGCGGATGTATGAGTTTTTGGATCGTTTTCTCAATATCTCAATAGCAAGAATTCGAGACTTTCGAGGATTTCCTGATGGGTGTTTTGATGGTAGAGGGAGTTGTACTATTGGAATTCGAGAACAGCTCATTTTCCCCGAAATTAATTATGATAAAGTTGAAAGAGTGAGAGGCATGAACATTACTTTTGTTACCACTGCCAAAACCGACGAAGAAGCCAAGGCGCTTCTCGAGGTATTGGGATTACCTTTTCGAAAGTAA
- the rplX gene encoding 50S ribosomal protein L24, with amino-acid sequence MKKENIKVPIKKGDTVEVIHGKDRGKRGKVLTVLRSDLKAVVEGINLVKKHTRATQENPQGGIITKESPMRISNLRLVCSRCNQLTKIKRSTVSDSEYRVRICKKCSEIIDKV; translated from the coding sequence ATGAAAAAGGAAAATATAAAAGTACCAATAAAAAAGGGCGATACGGTTGAAGTGATTCACGGAAAGGACAGAGGAAAAAGAGGAAAAGTTCTGACCGTTCTTCGTTCCGATCTGAAGGCGGTTGTAGAGGGTATAAATTTAGTAAAAAAACATACCCGGGCAACCCAAGAGAATCCTCAAGGGGGTATTATCACCAAAGAAAGTCCGATGAGGATATCCAATTTGCGTTTAGTATGCAGCCGGTGCAATCAGTTGACCAAAATAAAAAGATCAACCGTTTCTGATTCTGAGTACCGGGTACGTATCTGCAAAAAATGCAGTGAAATTATTGACAAGGTATAA
- the rplN gene encoding 50S ribosomal protein L14, whose protein sequence is MIQPRTMLEVADNTGAKKIMCIRVLGGSRHRYASVGDIIIAAVKEAEPRSNVKKGEVVRAVIVRTRKEIGRVDGTYIRFDDNAAVLITPANVPRGTRIFGPVGRELREKQFMRIVSLAPEVV, encoded by the coding sequence TTGATTCAACCGAGAACAATGCTTGAAGTTGCAGATAATACCGGTGCCAAAAAGATTATGTGTATCCGGGTTTTAGGTGGCTCGAGACATCGATACGCATCGGTCGGAGATATAATCATAGCTGCAGTTAAAGAAGCCGAGCCACGATCAAATGTGAAGAAGGGCGAAGTGGTGAGAGCGGTTATAGTGAGAACTCGTAAAGAAATCGGTCGGGTGGATGGGACCTACATCCGCTTTGATGATAATGCAGCGGTTCTCATTACGCCGGCAAACGTGCCCCGAGGAACTCGAATTTTCGGACCAGTCGGGCGAGAACTGCGTGAAAAGCAATTTATGAGAATCGTCTCCCTCGCTCCAGAAGTAGTATAA
- the rpsQ gene encoding 30S ribosomal protein S17, whose translation MADRKRFTGEIISNKMDKTVLVRVTRISEHPFYKKKMKKSKKYKAHDEAGICEIGDRVIIEETKPLSKTVRWRVVDVTLKAKVKGGEDIDSTENNA comes from the coding sequence ATGGCTGACCGAAAAAGATTCACAGGTGAAATTATCAGCAACAAAATGGATAAAACTGTACTGGTTCGAGTAACACGAATTAGCGAGCATCCTTTTTATAAAAAGAAAATGAAAAAGTCCAAAAAATATAAAGCCCACGATGAAGCTGGAATTTGTGAAATAGGGGATCGGGTCATTATCGAAGAAACCAAGCCTCTCAGTAAAACAGTTCGATGGAGAGTAGTGGATGTAACTTTAAAGGCGAAGGTAAAGGGAGGAGAGGACATTGATTCAACCGAGAACAATGCTTGA
- the rpmC gene encoding 50S ribosomal protein L29 has product MKASEIRNMTGDELNKKLSDLRTELFNLRFQAITGQLGNPRRIHMVKKDIARIKTIVNEREMFGKTQEVKSNG; this is encoded by the coding sequence ATGAAAGCTTCGGAAATCCGCAATATGACTGGGGATGAACTTAATAAAAAATTGAGTGACCTGCGAACCGAGCTTTTTAATTTACGATTTCAAGCGATAACTGGGCAATTAGGAAATCCCCGACGGATCCATATGGTTAAAAAAGATATTGCCCGGATCAAAACCATAGTTAATGAACGCGAAATGTTTGGAAAGACGCAGGAGGTCAAATCAAATGGCTGA
- the rplP gene encoding 50S ribosomal protein L16, translating into MLIPKRVKYRKQNRGRMRGIETRGAKVDFGEFGLQALEPQWITNPQIESARIAISRHLKKGKIWIRIFPDKPFTKKPTETRQGKGKGPVEGWVAVVKPGRVLFEVSGVDREIAYEALHLAAQKLPIKTRIVERKAE; encoded by the coding sequence ATGTTGATTCCGAAGAGAGTTAAATATAGAAAACAAAACCGTGGAAGAATGAGAGGAATAGAAACCCGCGGTGCAAAAGTAGATTTTGGTGAATTCGGTTTGCAAGCATTGGAGCCACAATGGATAACCAACCCTCAAATCGAATCAGCCCGAATAGCCATTTCTCGGCATCTTAAAAAGGGAAAGATATGGATTCGAATTTTTCCCGATAAACCTTTTACAAAAAAACCAACTGAAACCCGTCAAGGAAAAGGAAAGGGACCAGTTGAGGGATGGGTAGCGGTGGTCAAACCAGGACGTGTTCTTTTTGAAGTCTCGGGTGTTGATCGGGAAATTGCCTATGAGGCACTTCACCTAGCTGCTCAGAAGTTGCCCATTAAAACAAGAATAGTTGAGAGAAAAGCAGAATAG
- the rpsC gene encoding 30S ribosomal protein S3, translating to MGQKVNPIGLRLGIIRGWQSRWYADKKYREYLAEDLQIRQFVREKLKRAGVSGVEVERLANQVKIIIKTSRPGIVIGRKGSEVESLRQSIQKLVDNPNVQITVDEIKVPEIDAYLVAENVAFQIERRVSYRRAMKQAITRALRSGAIGIKISCSGRLSGAEIAREEWYREGRLPLQTLRADIDYGFTEANTTYGKIGVKVWIFKGEVIKTGEVLEGVSSTKVDNRKEDTKAYVDSEES from the coding sequence TTGGGACAAAAAGTTAATCCGATTGGACTTAGGTTAGGAATTATTCGAGGATGGCAATCTCGCTGGTATGCAGATAAAAAATATCGAGAATATTTGGCAGAAGATCTTCAAATTCGGCAATTTGTTAGAGAGAAGTTGAAAAGAGCCGGAGTTTCAGGAGTTGAAGTAGAAAGACTTGCCAACCAGGTTAAGATAATCATAAAAACTTCACGACCAGGAATTGTAATTGGACGAAAAGGATCGGAAGTTGAAAGTCTTCGTCAATCGATTCAAAAACTGGTTGATAATCCAAATGTTCAAATAACTGTTGATGAGATTAAGGTTCCAGAAATTGATGCTTACTTGGTTGCTGAAAATGTTGCCTTTCAAATTGAAAGAAGGGTTTCTTATCGGCGAGCCATGAAACAAGCCATTACCCGCGCTCTTCGATCGGGTGCTATTGGAATAAAAATATCTTGTTCAGGGAGACTCTCCGGAGCAGAAATTGCACGGGAAGAATGGTATCGTGAAGGTCGATTGCCCTTGCAAACTCTTCGGGCTGATATTGATTATGGATTTACCGAAGCCAACACGACTTATGGAAAAATAGGAGTGAAGGTGTGGATTTTCAAGGGTGAAGTGATCAAAACCGGTGAAGTTTTGGAGGGAGTATCCAGTACTAAGGTTGACAATCGTAAGGAGGATACTAAGGCTTATGTTGATTCCGAAGAGAGTTAA
- the rplV gene encoding 50S ribosomal protein L22: MEARATAKFIKISPRKARQVVDIIRGKKADEALSLLQFVPKKASRLVYKVLKSAVANAENNLNLDTDSLVVSRAFIDQGPTMKRIRARAMGRAYVIRKRTSHITIAVSDMEEGS; encoded by the coding sequence ATGGAAGCGAGAGCGACCGCAAAATTTATAAAAATATCGCCACGGAAAGCTCGACAGGTTGTAGATATTATCCGTGGGAAAAAAGCCGATGAAGCTTTATCTTTGCTTCAATTTGTTCCCAAAAAAGCTTCCCGACTAGTTTATAAGGTGCTTAAATCGGCAGTTGCCAATGCTGAAAATAACCTGAATTTAGATACCGATAGTTTGGTGGTTTCAAGGGCTTTTATAGATCAAGGTCCAACCATGAAAAGAATTCGGGCTCGAGCAATGGGAAGAGCATATGTTATTCGAAAAAGAACTTCTCATATTACCATTGCAGTATCAGATATGGAGGAGGGAAGTTAA
- the rpsS gene encoding 30S ribosomal protein S19, translated as MVRSSKKGPYIDLKLRSRIEEMNKKGDKKVLKTWSRASMIIPDMIGHTIAVHNGKKHIPVYVTEQMVGHKLGEFAPTRTFKGHGNPTERSTSLK; from the coding sequence TTGGTACGATCATCGAAAAAGGGTCCATATATTGATTTAAAATTACGTTCGCGTATTGAAGAAATGAATAAAAAAGGTGATAAGAAAGTACTGAAAACCTGGTCGCGTGCCAGTATGATTATTCCGGACATGATCGGACATACGATTGCAGTTCACAATGGAAAGAAGCATATTCCGGTTTATGTCACTGAGCAAATGGTAGGACATAAATTGGGTGAGTTTGCGCCGACCCGTACTTTTAAAGGTCATGGAAATCCTACCGAGCGATCAACGTCGCTCAAATAA